Proteins encoded within one genomic window of Actinoplanes octamycinicus:
- a CDS encoding VOC family protein, with translation MKIPNGKSTVTPYVAAEGADRFLDFVEEAFGADKAVRVRNPDGTIGHAEIRVGDSVIMAFDSRPEWPATPAFLSVYVDDADAVVARALEAGATLVTPVFTSRIIGDRGGRIKDPAGNIWWIQTHLEDVDEATMLERFADPAEVAVMRDAQRSFDEEMRGR, from the coding sequence ATGAAGATCCCGAACGGCAAATCGACAGTAACGCCCTACGTGGCGGCCGAAGGCGCTGACCGTTTCCTCGATTTCGTCGAGGAGGCGTTCGGCGCCGACAAGGCCGTCCGGGTCCGCAACCCGGACGGCACGATCGGGCACGCCGAGATCCGGGTCGGTGACTCGGTCATCATGGCGTTCGACTCGCGCCCGGAGTGGCCGGCGACGCCCGCCTTCCTCAGCGTCTATGTCGACGACGCCGACGCCGTGGTGGCACGGGCCCTCGAAGCCGGTGCCACCCTGGTCACGCCGGTCTTCACCTCCCGGATCATCGGCGACCGGGGTGGCCGGATCAAAGACCCGGCCGGGAACATCTGGTGGATCCAGACGCACCTGGAGGACGTCGACGAGGCCACCATGCTGGAGCGGTTCGCCGACCCGGCCGAGGTGGCCGTGATGCGGGACGCCCAAAGGTCGTTCGATGAGGAGATGCGCGGCCGATGA
- a CDS encoding winged helix-turn-helix domain-containing protein has product MTAPEPDVAHPVTGLDEVVHQRVRLGILAIVHEARRAEFGYLRTQLDLTAGNLSKHLSVLEAAGLIGVEKGYEGKRGRTWITLTPAGGSALADEIARLKELIARVHLDRN; this is encoded by the coding sequence ATGACCGCCCCGGAGCCGGACGTCGCCCACCCGGTCACCGGGCTGGACGAGGTGGTGCACCAGCGGGTCCGGCTGGGCATCCTGGCGATCGTGCATGAGGCGCGCCGGGCCGAGTTCGGTTACCTGCGCACCCAGCTCGACCTGACCGCCGGGAATCTCTCCAAGCACCTGAGCGTGCTGGAGGCCGCCGGGCTGATCGGCGTGGAGAAGGGCTACGAGGGCAAGCGCGGCCGGACGTGGATCACCCTGACCCCGGCCGGCGGGAGCGCCCTCGCCGACGAGATCGCCCGGCTGAAGGAGCTGATCGCCCGCGTGCACCTGGACAGGAACTGA